tttgatgtaCACCGTATTTTTGGCACATTGAAAATTTCTCGTTCTTATGAGGCCAAACAAAtgatttttgtttatatttttaccAAACGTGTATTTTCATGAATCCAAAAAACAGGTAACAAAATGTGGGGCTGCTGGAAGTAGTTTAAATTTACAGTTTTACAGTTTTACACGTGCAGTCAAACAAGAAGTTTCCGTACACATGTTTTAGGTAAATAACCTTCATCGGCAGAGCTCCCGAACTGGAAGACACCATCTGAACCAAAACAAAAGGTTTAACTACCGAAACGCAGCGTTTTAGTCGTCTTTCACAAGGTAGAAAATACAGTAGAAGAGACTGGTTAGAAGGGTTGGTGGAGAGGTGGGTGGAGAGGTACCTTGGTTTGCAAGTCTTCAAAAGCAACCAACCAAAAGCAACCAAAATCACTTGTGCTTAGCTGCAACAGTCCTTTGAACAGTCGAAACTCCGTCCACGAATTTCGTTCGGAACAGAACGTTAGCATTGTTGAACATGCCTTCTTTCAGCGAAACCACGATAAACTGCAATATGTGAAAACCAAGAGAAAGATGAAGTTTCAGAGGATGTTTATCTAtaagaaagtgatgaaatagCCTGCAATTGATACTTTTACAATTTAGATTCATGACAAATATGTGTAAGTTGCGAAAATAAGCTGTATTAAAGAACAAGCAGATTCCGACAAGGTGAAACATCGAATAAACACAAGAGAAACCACCAAACCTGGGAGTGGGGGAAATGCGTTTTGATCATTCTTCCAATGTTCTGCGTGTGGCTTAGATCAAGAGCCGCATCAACCTGTAAGTGAAATGACATGCCGACAGCCACTTCATGTAAGCAGAATAGCAAATAGAGAACAACAAAACATTGAAGGAATTTAGTAAAAGTCGAGAAGCTGGTTTTTGATACAGGAAAAGTTAGGCATACCTCATCCAGTATATAAAGTGGGGCAGGTTTGAAGAGAAGCAATGCCAAGATCAGGGAAAGTGCAAGCAGAGATCGCTGACCTCCACTCAGTTCTGATAAGGACTGTTTCCAAACACCCCCAAATGCAACACGAACCTCAAGTCCATCTAAGAAGCTGCACCCTTCAGGAGGTTCAAGCTTTCCCATTGTGCCAGGCAAAAGGGTAGAAAAGATAGATCCAAAGTCACtgaagaaagaaaatatgaaaattgtaATTGTGGAATAAAGAACGAGGAACAGCACAAACATAGAGAACTAATAGCTGATTGTAAAGCCGCTTATCGATTTGAGAAGAAGACTCACTTATTAACTTTTACCCAAGTAACTTTCAgtgtttccttctttttctcatCCAGCTCTTCAATCACCTTCTTGATCTTAGACTTATCATTCTACGGAAGGCAAACAAAGAGTAAGCAAAAGAAAGTAATAACAGGCATGTGGACAGACGAAAAGTAAACAACCTCAATGATGTCCTTCTTAGACATTAGATCGTTGTACTCATCTTCTGCTTTCTCAAACATTGCCATAACTTTCTTATTCACCCTTTTCTCGAGGCTGCAAAAGAAGGGGAAAAGTCACCCTCCTGGCACCATGCAAGATACTAATAGCATAACTTCAGAAGTTTAGAGCATATCAAATTGAAATTTCTCGTCTTAGAAGCAGGTGATCAAAACCAAAAATGCAGAGAGAGAATTCCAAGTCACGAACCCAGACTGTTGGGCCTGCAGTCTCTCAAGTTCTTCCCTTGCATTATGAGGATCCCGCAAGGAAAAATCATAATCAGTCCCACTTTTACCAAATAACTGTTTCTCAGATACAATCCAGGCATGCTTCTCTATCAATTTATCAACTTTGGTAGAGCAATCTTTCTGCTCCGTTTCCATTCGTTTTACctagaaaaaattgaaaaggaggTTGGTTAGTATGTAATGATATAGAGAACTTTACAAATATGGAGGATAATTACctcattttccattttcttcctttcaaGATTTGTCTCACTAAGTTTACGCTGAAGTGTTTGTTGCTCCTTAAGAATGCCACTAATTTGGGAATCACAATCTTTCATCTTCATGCGAATTGAGTTAAGCTCAGATTGGGCACTATCATGAATATTTCTTGTAGAAGCTACCTGCAAAGGAGATGCATGCACCATGAAACTTGTATCCAAAAGATCTAGCCAAATCAAATATCAGTGCTTACCTTTGCTCTCTGTTCTTCGACTTCTGAAGTTAGGTTGTCAATTTGTGTTCTCAAAGAAGCTAATTGAGTTTCTGAAGATGCAAGTTCCTTTATAGCAGCTTCTTTTTCCATAATAAGCTTCTCTTTTTCATTCTCATGCCCCTAGCAGCGAATAAAATCATGTCACAAAAGTTAACAGGCTAATGCAGAATCAGGCAGCTACTTCTAAATCCAGCAACTAAGATAAAACCATGCAAAGCTAATCATAACCTACCTTTAGATTCCTTGAAGCTGATTGCATTTGAGCTTTTGTTTCTTTAATCTTCTTTTCAAAATCTTTGAGCCTTCCCTCCCGACTATtatcattctctttgattgattTCTCAAGTAATGTAACTTTATTCACACACTCTTCGTACAAAAGCTGCTTTTCTTTTGCTGCAGATTGTGCTTCTTGAAGTTCCTGCTCGATCCTTTTTACTAATTCACCAAGCTAGTCACACCAAGAAATCATTATGAACCATGTCATTATATGAACCAGTAAAGGAAGTTGCAACATAAAGCGTGTGGTAGGTATGCCAAGAGAAAGTGAGGACTGGACAAAACCTTATGATGCTCATTTTGCTCAGCCCTGCCCTGGAATAATGAAAGGTCATAGGATTTAAGTTCTAACTGTGCTTTAAGGTCCATGAACTTCTTCTGAAGAGGCAGAAGCTCTGTAATCTGCAATTTAAGAAGTTGACAAATATATAACGCGTTTAAATGATTCCAATTCACAAGGAAATGCAAAAACATCCCCAGGAATACAGTATTTAAGGTATGTAAACAAGAGGGGTCCTAAAATCACAAAATTCATCTCATTTAGAGAGAGAATAAGATTCTTATGGTAACCCTGGCTTCAATTTCGGTCAATCTTCTCTGATGCATGGAAAGTTTTTGTTCAGACTCTGCCAGCTCGTGAAGTTGCTTTAACAAATCACCCCCACCCCTGTAACAGAGTAAATGGTTTCTTTAGAAGGCTAACTAGCTAGATGTAGACAAAAGCAATTGAAAAAATCTTTTTGAGATATGTTAGCTTTTAGTTACTCAGTGTAGCACGCATATTACAAAGAAGACAAGGACTAGTTTGGAGCATTAGCCAGGAAAATTTTAACAACAATAatatttatattccaatttgAACTAAGGAGAACAAAACAACACTTACTTGCGGCTTCCACCAGTCAAGAGGCCACTAGGCTGAAAGATATCACCTTCAAGAGTGACACTAGGGCTGCGAATTTCCCTGTTAAAAGCAACCTAGAAACATTCAAGGAGATGGAGATTGTGTTATGCACCCTTCTAAATATACATTTGATTTTCATAAAAGTACAATATTACAGAATCAGGCTACATCAAATCAAACATAAACAAGATGAGTAGCATGTGCACTGTTCAAGAAATATTATACATGAACAAAATAGCAAAGTTTGGCCTACCTCCTTTGCAGCATCTACGGTTTTGCAAACAAAGGTTGAACCAAAAACAAATTCCATAGCATTCTGcaataaattttgaaattcaaaaagaGCACAATATAAACTTCCAAAATCCACTATTTGTGTCTGCATTATATACcacagaagaaagaaagaagccaacAACAAACTTCAAGCATTATTAATTGTCTCAAGTTAAGTATAGAAAACCAATATCAAAGAACTCTACACTCTACAGTAtatggattaaaaataatagcAGGATTAAGTTTTATATGGGGCTGCTCGATGCATACCTTCAATTCATTATCATACCCAACCAAAGAAAGTGCAAGCTCTGCATTCTCCTTGCCAACCTGAAATTGCAAGGTTTTCGGCGAATAAGCTACACAACCGAGGGAAGAAGGGTAGCGCAGAAGGGGGATAGGTTCTATTGATAGAGAAACTGACCAATTTAGAAGCAGCTTGTTGAACCCTAGGATGAACAGTATGCGGTTGTATTTTGTTCAGAGGTATAATTGTTACTCTTCTCCGAAGGTTGCCATTCTGAAGAAGTTGTTTTCCAGTACTTTCCGTGTCTacaacaacattaaacaacttTCCACCAGCAGTAACCTGTGAAATGAGTCAATGTGATAATTGATACATTATCTAACTCATAATATACATTTTCAGATATAAATTCATCCTGACCTCTAAGGCAGTCATCGTCGAGCTATCCTTTACTTTGATAAGTTTTGCAACTACACCCTTGACCTTAGACCTATCAAAGTTATTCACGGGATCCCGATAGTTGAACTCAACATTTGATAATTGAGCTGAAAGATTTCGCATTTCATCCCTCAGCTTCTGCACCTCCCCTAACTCAGAAGCACGATCCTGGAGTAATATTCATAGAGCTAATGAGACTGATAAACTATTTACGTGCACAGAAAATGATCAAACATAAATCATGTTTACCTTTTGTAATGCTTCCATCTGGCCCTCTTTATATGGAATAGACTTCAGTGCATTTTCAAGATTTTCCAAATCTCGTTGTCTAACAGTAAGTTCACTCTTTACCGCATCAGCTTCTTCACGCTTTGACATTAGCTgcttatttttctcttttaacTCCCTTTGACAATGGCTTATTTTTGTGTTCAGCTGTTTTAGTTCTGTTTCAGCACTCCCAACAGCTACTTTCGCATCACCCAGTTGATCTTCGAGGCATTTCTCCTCATTTCCACTGCTCTTGCCAGCTAGTACACCCTAAACAtagtttatttttaaaatattagtcGCCTCAGTCATAGTGATTGTAACAAATAACTTGTTTTGCATGCACATGGATCATTGACAATATAAAGTAGAAAACCAACATCAAAGATACACATTTACCTGGTAATCCTTTTCATACTCATTCAGTGTCTGAGAAAGTTCCTCTGCTCTCTTTTTCAAATCAGCTGCTCCTTCTTCAGCCTTTCTTATAGCGAAGTCCATCTCTTTTACAGACTGCTTCATGTCTTCAATATTGTTAACAATCTGCCAACATCAAGGATGTGATAATCCAATCGTTAAACTAAGGAATATAACGAATAACAAAAGAACAAACTTGAAAGCACCTGACAGCATTAGAAGAATCTAGTGAGTCATAGACTACAACATTTACCTTTTCCgcattttcattttcaataccAAGATTATCCTCTTTATTGCTCAGCACAGACACTTCCCTCACAAGATCTTGGGAAAGAGCATCTACCTTGTCAGACAAAGTTTTTACTTCCCCACCCATTCTAGCCTCCTTGTCAGCAGTCAACTTCAACACTTGTGTCTCCATTTCCTGTATTTCTCCCTTCATCTTTCTCATATCATCATCAACCTCGGAAATCCTGGCCTTAACTTGTTCCAACTCAGATGCTGCACCGTCTCTAATTCTTTCTGCTTGAACATATTCAAGCGCAATGCAAAACCTTTTCAGGTGATCCAAGTCAGCGTTTCCATTAGCCCATTGCATATATTGCGTCCTTTCTCTCCTTAACTTGTCCAAGGCAGGCAGTATCTCCTGGTCAAGAAGCTTATCGATCTCATCAACTTTACTCTGCTTCTTCTCAAGTGTCTTCAAAGCGGCCTCTTTCTTGGTCTCATACATTCTCGTCCCAGCAGCCTCTTCAAGCATAGACAGAATCTCGGGTGGTTTCATATTCAAAACCTTGGTAATGCGCCCTTGCATTATCAGAAAATGCGGGTTGTTAACATTGAGCTGCACGGAATGAAAAAGGTTCTGGACCTGACTAGGCTGTGCAAGTTTCCCATTGATCAAATACTTGTTCCTTCCACCAACCACAATCTGTAAAGCAAACAAATAGCTTCTCAACAACCACTTAGCACTCGCTTCGCTTGCACCCAACAACCAAAAGTTTCAGATGTAATTCAATAATTTAGTCCATGGAAATTATTAGCTCTCCATCAAATTATCACCAAAACAAAGATAttttaagaaatttaaaaataaaaaacaaaattgaaataaaaaaggaaCAGCAATTCTCATCACACACTTAACAATTACTTCATTTCtacccaaaattcaaaattttggaaACAAGTCGACGATTCAATTAAATGGGACTTACAAGCAATCCGACATTTTATCACTAAATTGAACTTAATTTAAGcaatcaaaagaaaattgtacACCAAAACCCGACCCATTTACCAAAATCCAGCAAAATTCAAGAATTAGTAAGCAAAATTGAACAGTAAAACGAGACCCAATTGTGAAAACCCGAAATACCTGACGGGTGACGGTGATTTCAGAATGGGCCTCGTATCCGAGGGGACTACGGGCGCGGTCAGAATTGTCGAAGACTATGGAGACGGTGGCCTTGGTGATTCCAGCCTGGCCCTGCTTGTAGACGAGCTCCTGGAGGTTGGCGGCGCGAACCTGCTGCAAATTGGTAATTCCCAAGACGAAGCAGATGGAGTCGAGGATGTTGGACTTGCCCGACCCGTTCAGACCCGTTATGGCGTTGAAAAACGGGTCGAACCCGGGCACCACCGTCCTCGTCGCGTAGGACTTGAAGCCCTCCAGGCATACCTCCTTGATGTACATTTTCTGCCGACAGCCGAGGGGTTTTCGATTTCAATGGACGGCGTACGGACAGTGAGCGATTTGAAAAGCTCTGCCTGCTTCTGCTTCTCTTTCCTCTCTGATAGTCGAAAGCTTTCGAATTTTCTATTTCATCACGCAGCACGTGCAAGGCGGGAACTTTTCTCTCGATTAAAGAACcgaacgacgtcgttttggagTTTTATTGGACGGTTACAAGTAGTCAGGATTGGGCCTTAAACCATCCCTACAAAAATGGCCCATGTCAATTGGACTCTAAATAACTATGGGTAAGACAATAACCGTCCGAACCATTCAAACTACGGTTTCAGGTTCGATGCTATTTTCCATAGTCTCTCCGGACCCGGAAAAGTGGATAACCGTGATTTGTCATCACTTGTTTCCTTTTTAAAGAAGAAAATAGTAAGAAATTTTCTCAACTATTGTTCAACGTAACAACAATGCATTtgtattaataattcaaaagaataaaaaacgTTTCGATATGTTGGTATTAACAATTCTTACCAATTTGTTACAATGATACAAAAATTCACCTTTGTTCTTTTCTTACAACAATAACTGATTTTCGTGTATGTAAATGTCTTGGACATGAAAAATTACCAATCCTCAAAAATGCAATTTTGGTctgtcttcctcctccttctctgtCAATTCCCTATATTGATAGCACTCTGCACCAGACTTGCCCACGGGCAATGGGGACCGAACAAATATTTCGACTGGCTTGGGGACATGGACAGCCAAGTGCACTTCTCCGGCAGCTCCTTTGGCACTGGTATCAGAACTTGTCAATACTCGGCTTACAGGTTCAACAGTAATCCATCCTAAACCTGATATAGCCACATCACAAGCCGGCCTGCGCAAATATAGGATAATTATAATGGAATTCACCATTTACAGAGGACCAGAATCAAATAAGAAAACGTTGAAAGGGGTAAAGTTAACAATCACATTATGAATAACGCACCTTTCTACATCTTCAACTTTTATTTGCAACTGGCGCTCAGTTTCGAGCCCTCTCCATTCATCTGCTCTTTGTTTTCCAGTTGGAGGTGTTAATAGAACTCCAACTTCTTTCTGCAACATGTTAACAAAAATCCCACTACATTCATACTGTATTTATGTAAGAGAAAATATGCATGTTGCACCGCCTAGACAGTAGGAAGGAGAAATGATCACATTGTAACATCTCAAAAGTATATTTTTCAGAATATTTTCTAATATAGTTACAAAGACTTACCTGGTAAAACTCATCTGCCATATCAGTAGGTACCATATGAATCTGAAGACTCTTTGGCCCGTAAAACGTCAATCGTGTTTCAGGGAGAGCctgaaattataaaaaataatggtTCAGGAAAAGACCATTCATAATCAGCATGGTTAACCCCGGAACATACCCAACATATATGAAACTACAACAAGTTCAAGACCTTCAAGATATCTACTCTGACAAGGCCTCCCCAGAATATTGAATAGCCAGTCAAACCATTGGAATTGTCCTTCTCCCCTGTTCCATTTCCAGAGGAAACCTGAGACTTCTGGAAAGGAATAACACCATAAGTTACCAACTAGAAGATAACAATGGAAAAACTACAAACAGAACACAAATGGAGGGAAAGAAGGACCTCTGAACCGAATAAATATACCGGAAAAGATTGACCCCTAAGCCGACTTTGAGGAGCAAGGGCAGGCAGATCTTCTGAATGAACCACAGCTGCTTGCCTATGGTGGAGATGAACTCCTGGAGTGTCGTATAATTTCTGCATGTCACAGAGGGTTACTCTGCTAAACTTGGAATGCCATTGATAAAATAAGGGTACCACACCATACCTCTCCTCCTAGGAAAGCATTAATTTGAATTGGACCCAAGGTAGTTCCCGGAACTGCAGATTGTATTGGTTTGTATTTTTGCGCCGATGCAGCAACTGGATCCTTGTCTGCCATCATTTCTGGTGTCACAAAAAAAGATATAAGTcaagaaaagggaagaaaacTCATTTAGTAAATGAAAACCGATCAATTATATTGCTGAAATAGAAATCTACATATCTACCAAAGGCAACAAAACACATAATGAATGTCATTAACTTACTCAGAAAAGCACTGATGAATGCTGATTTCCCAACATTTGCTGAGCCCTATATCAAAATGGTAATGTAAGTTTATAACTACTTATGTACTGTGAATAACGAAAATTGCAGAAGAATAAAAGACTTGTCCTACTTCAAACTGAATATGCACCAATCAATCGGTAAGAAAAAAGAATGACTAGTCTTATGTTTTTTCTCTTGTTACATGCATTATATGGGTGTCAAAATGTGTTAGAATCGGTTGACAAAAGCACATACTGGGCATATGCATTAAATAAACTTCCAGTTAAGAGACTAACCATAACATAAACGTCGCGCCCCTGCACCAAACAAGTGCCAAAGAATTCAGGTTTAGTAAAATATGAAATGATATACAAGTATGTTTTGCTTAACAGCAATAAAATAGCTTCAGTCAGGTAACAAGGTCAACACATGCACAAAAACACAAGCATAAATAGAGAAGTACAAAACCTTCTTCTCCTTTTGAATCTCTGATGCAACTCCGGCTACTCCAACCAAAGATTTCGCACTCGTCAGATGAACACTTAAAACGCTGCGATGAATAGCACTGTATTAGATGCATGATCCAAGCTTTCAGGTTTAGATCATAAAATCAACCATGTCCTATATTAAACACCATCTCAAATGACTCAAACTTGATCAATCGAGCCCTAATCCCAACTACATGCACACGAATTCCTTGTTCATCGAATGTTCCAGGAAACTCTTTTTAGATTGACTGTATAAATAAAAAGTCAAAGCCAAGAAACAACTCTTACTTAAGCTTCTTCTTTGCAGTGGCCTCTATAACCCAATCACCAATACAATTGAAATCAGTTCCTTTTGGGAGTAAGTCAACCTGACATTCCAAACTGATCAGAAAAGTCGCTTACATCAAATAAGAAGCAAAGGGCAGTTTAATACCTTAGTAACCACTAATATGATAGGATTTGCACCGGCCAAATCACGCACACGAGCTAAAAAGCTACCATTGAAATCCACAATATCAACCTATAAGCAAGCAACCAAATTAAAATTCTTCAAGGCAACTCAATCACTCAATTCATCGCAATACAAACATTAAAAAGTAGATTACCAATTTAACTATCAACGCTTTCTCGTGGCGCAAGTGGGACAACTTCTCCCGAAGCTCTTCGGCCATGATGAACTGTTTCCCGCCAGAATATCCCCCATTTCCACCAACAGCAGTTATCATGTGCCCATGAGAAAGAAGCTTGCACCTTCCACATATAACGCTTCTAAGCTGGTGGTGCTTCTTCTTCTGCACATTCAAATTTTGTAACAAAAAGCACAAATTTTTTACATCTATGGAGAATCAACAAAAGCACTTTAGACTCAAAAGTACTTTTCTATCTTCCAAAATCAGACATTCCAAACAAATACAGAACCAAATGAGAACCCAAATACCCAATTATCCAAAAGGAACAAAATTTAAGATAAAATCACATAATCCATACCAATGCGTACGTCTCAGGGTCCGAATAACCCGGAGCATCCGGCTCCGAAGTCTGCAACGGAGCTCCGCATCCATAACAGCAAGCGACGGTCGTCGTAACCTTgggcttctccttcttcttcttctttttctccttgagCAACACCTTCGCAGCTTCAACCGAACGGTGCCGCTCCAAAAACCGATCGCCGGGGGTCGGCGCGGCGGCTCCGGTGCCGGCGGGTTCGGGCGGAGAATTCGGGTACTGGGTCTGGGAAACGGATGATTTCCGGTGGGTATTTTGCGGGTGAGAATATCTGCAGAGTGTGAGAGTGGGTTTCGAGTGAAGAGTGAGAATTTTGGGGGTGGGGATTGTGAGGGTGTAGGGGAGAGTGAAAGGACAGAGGAAGGATGAGAGGGTTTTAGGCGCCATTGATGCTTAATGGGTTTTTGGAGTTCGATGATATTGCGCTTGGTGTAGGTGAGAGTTTAGTGATCGTGGACCGTTGAGATTGCAGGTGAAAGGAATCGACACCGTTCGTTTCTCTAATTTACGGTTGTTGGTCGTTAAGTTAGGAGAAGATTATGTTAACGAAtctatctgattttttttttttctgacttATCGATTCTACTCTTCTCTTCCTTTGTTCAGACTTTCAACTTTAGtaattttttatgttaaaaATTGTCGTCGATGAAATTTGAGCTTCTAAATTGTGTGCTTAATTATTTTCAAAAGACAAAAAGTAAGTTTACTAAAGATTACGGgtcaaattaatattttgtttcCCTCATTGTGGTTTGCCGATGAGTCTACcacaaacaaattttgttcttaTTTCGTCGTGgtacatttttttcaaaaaatgcaaaaatttGAAGTCATTAATCTAATTAATCATGTGATTTAGACTGAACGAAGTACGAGTTAATTAAAACAGAGAGTAATCTCGGTTAACTACAAATGCTACACCACAAACAACTAAAAAATGTTTACAAAACAAACAATGCCTAATGCAAATATCTAAGaaacattaattaatttaaacccCAACTCAACCAGAAATTCTCGTAAGAGAAATCCCCGTAAGAGGATCCGGATAAGATTGGGTCTCGGAAACGGATGATTTCCGGTGGGTATTTTGCGGGTGAGAATATTTGCAGAGTATGAGAGTGGGTTTCGAGTGAAGAGTGAGAATTTTGGTGGTGGGGATTGTGAGGGTGTAGGGGAGAATGAAGGGAGAGAGGAAGGACGACAGGGTTTTAGGCGCCATTGATGCTTAATGGGTCTTTGGAGTCTGATGATATTGTGCTTGTTGGTGTAGGCGGGAGTGAACTGATCTGGGTCGTTAAGTTTTACATGATGCAACATTTAACGTATACATGAGCCTTATGAGAGAGATTATGTTAAACATGAGGGTTGCATTAATGATTTTATGCTTCCCTCGTTTGTTGATACTTtcaattctagttatttttcattttaaaaattgTCGTCGATGAAATTTAAACTTTCAAATTGTGTGCTAGTTATTTTCAAAGAACACATAGTAAAGTATATGATGACGGTCGTATGGCTGACCGACAATTATTAGCGATTTCAGCTTCACGTAGGCAAGTTGCAACCTACAATTCAAAATGATAACATATTTTTGGAGTTAGCTCACCCTCATAGAATCACGGGCATTGTCCCGACCATTGTAGTACGTGTGTCGTCCAAGGCATAAGGGGACGTGGTCAAATTAATAGTTCAACAAAACCAAGAAACAAGTGTATGGATTAAGTGACCTTGTTACCCACATTGTGGTTTGCCACCGTCTCTACTAcaacaaattttgtttcaaatttgtgGTGTGGTTATACCAATTGATCATACGTTTCACTATGAATTGCTCTTATTATTTAgtgtttaaatataaaaaattaagataaaTATTACTCCCCTACAAATAACAAAGTACATGAATTAACAAAtactaattaaacattaaaatagaAAGAGTAGTCTTGGTTAACTACAAATGCTACACCACAAACAACTAAAAAATGttacaaaacaaacaaagattAATGCCTAATGCAAATATCTAAGaaacattaattaatttaaacccCAACTCAACCAGAAATTCCCGTAAGAGGATCCGGAGAAGATTGGGCAGGGTACACTACATTATCATACAGTAGTCCAGCAACTGCCCCACCAATCAGAGGCCCCACCCAGTAAACCGCCTGGTTCCTGAAACTGCCGGCAACGACTGCCGACCCGAATGCACAAGCCGGGTTCATGGACCCACCGGAGAACGGCCCAGTTGCTAAAACATTGGCTCCTGCCATGAACCCAACTGCCAGGGGTCCAATGCCCCCAAGTGCACCATTCCTTGGGTCACCGGCGGCATAAACAGTGTACACCAGCCCAAATGTCAGCACGCCCTCCAAAACCGACGCCCCGAAACCCGTCATCTCTTCCGTGATTCCGTACGTCGGAACATGCTGCGCAATCCCAAGAAAAAGTTTGTCGAATTTTCGACGTGAGACTTTACATTATAAACAAAGTAGGGTGCGGGATTAGGGTTAGTTAGTATCGGTTCAGGTTAAactattttataaaaagtacgatattcattgaaaATAGTTACGTGGAGAAAAGGGTTTTGACCTGTCCCACAATAGTGACTCTCAAGAGAAGGCAAGCCATGACAGAGGCCACCATCTGGGAAATCCAGTAGCAGATGGCATTGGGGACGCTAATGTGTCCTCCGACCGCCATGCCGAAGGTGACAGCCGGGTTGATGTGGCCGCCGGAGATGTTGGCCGCAATGTACACTGCCGAGGACAATGCGAAGGTGTTGGCGACGGCAACCATCACCAGACTAGCTGGGTCTGATGCTGCATCCGGCATCAACTTCCCTGCCACGTTACAACAAAACCAAAGAGTTAAAGTGACTACAATTATATATGTTGGGAAATTATGTGACATGTAACTTCTGTAACTGATTATTTCATGCTTCTGTTAATGCTTCTTAAACCCAACAAACACATGAAATTAAATTTCGTTTTCAAAACTGACATTACGCTTAAACTAGaacaaaaacttaaatttaatttaacgaTTTTGTTCCTTTCTCACATGTCGCGTGGGATGCGTGAGAAAGGAATGTATACGTTTCGGGACAGGAAAGTATTTCCGCTGGCATGCAAagtgaaaactaatgaaagaaAGACTCACTTGACGACATCATGGAGCCAACAACAGCGAACACAAAGAAGAAGGTTGAGATGAACTCTGCAAGATAAGATCGGAGGGCGTTGGGAGTGATAGCTTGCTGGAATCGAGCGGTCAGTGCAATTCTAGCCATTGATCCAAATAACATGAAAAAATCAAACCACAACGTTGAAGAACGAATGAATCTCAAGGTAATTTTCGAGGAGAGTTTGTTGTAAATGAGAGTGAAAAAACAGTAGGGAAATCGAGCAGTTAATGCAACATTTGTTCTGCGTAGGAGTTACTT
This region of Malus domestica chromosome 07, GDT2T_hap1 genomic DNA includes:
- the LOC103439617 gene encoding NO-associated protein 1, chloroplastic/mitochondrial isoform X2, which gives rise to MAPKTLSSFLCPFTLPYTLTIPTPKILTLHSKPTLTLCRYSHPQNTHRKSSVSQTQYPNSPPEPAGTGAAAPTPGDRFLERHRSVEAAKVLLKEKKKKKKEKPKVTTTVACCYGCGAPLQTSEPDAPGYSDPETYALKKKHHQLRSVICGRCKLLSHGHMITAVGGNGGYSGGKQFIMAEELREKLSHLRHEKALIVKLVDIVDFNGSFLARVRDLAGANPIILVVTKVDLLPKGTDFNCIGDWVIEATAKKKLNVLSVHLTSAKSLVGVAGVASEIQKEKKGRDVYVMGSANVGKSAFISAFLKMMADKDPVAASAQKYKPIQSAVPGTTLGPIQINAFLGGEKLYDTPGVHLHHRQAAVVHSEDLPALAPQSRLRGQSFPKSQVSSGNGTGEKDNSNGLTGYSIFWGGLVRVDILKALPETRLTFYGPKSLQIHMVPTDMADEFYQKEVGVLLTPPTGKQRADEWRGLETERQLQIKVEDVERPACDVAISGLGWITVEPVSRVLTSSDTSAKGAAGEVHLAVHVPKPVEIFVRSPLPVGKSGAECYQYRELTEKEEEDRPKLHF
- the LOC103439617 gene encoding NO-associated protein 1, chloroplastic/mitochondrial isoform X3; amino-acid sequence: MAPKTLSSFLCPFTLPYTLTIPTPKILTLHSKPTLTLCRYSHPQNTHRKSSVSQTQYPNSPPEPAGTGAAAPTPGDRFLERHRSVEAAKVLLKEKKKKKKEKPKVTTTVACCYGCGAPLQTSEPDAPGYSDPETYALKKKHHQLRSVICGRCKLLSHGHMITAVGGNGGYSGGKQFIMAEELREKLSHLRHEKALIVKLVDIVDFNGSFLARVRDLAGANPIILVVTKVDLLPKGTDFNCIGDWVIEATAKKKLNVLSVHLTSAKSLVGVAGVASEIQKEKKGRDVYVMGSANVGKSAFISAFLKMMADKDPVAASAQKYKPIQSAVPGTTLGPIQINAFLGGEKLYDTPGVHLHHRQAAVVHSEDLPALAPQSRLRGQSFPSQVSSGNGTGEKDNSNGLTGYSIFWGGLVRVDILKALPETRLTFYGPKSLQIHMVPTDMADEFYQKEVGVLLTPPTGKQRADEWRGLETERQLQIKVEDVERPACDVAISGLGWITVEPVSRVLTSSDTSAKGAAGEVHLAVHVPKPVEIFVRSPLPVGKSGAECYQYRELTEKEEEDRPKLHF
- the LOC103439617 gene encoding NO-associated protein 1, chloroplastic/mitochondrial isoform X1 gives rise to the protein MAPKTLSSFLCPFTLPYTLTIPTPKILTLHSKPTLTLCRYSHPQNTHRKSSVSQTQYPNSPPEPAGTGAAAPTPGDRFLERHRSVEAAKVLLKEKKKKKKEKPKVTTTVACCYGCGAPLQTSEPDAPGYSDPETYALKKKHHQLRSVICGRCKLLSHGHMITAVGGNGGYSGGKQFIMAEELREKLSHLRHEKALIVKLVDIVDFNGSFLARVRDLAGANPIILVVTKVDLLPKGTDFNCIGDWVIEATAKKKLNVLSVHLTSAKSLVGVAGVASEIQKEKKGRDVYVMGSANVGKSAFISAFLKMMADKDPVAASAQKYKPIQSAVPGTTLGPIQINAFLGGEKLYDTPGVHLHHRQAAVVHSEDLPALAPQSRLRGQSFPVYLFGSEKSQVSSGNGTGEKDNSNGLTGYSIFWGGLVRVDILKALPETRLTFYGPKSLQIHMVPTDMADEFYQKEVGVLLTPPTGKQRADEWRGLETERQLQIKVEDVERPACDVAISGLGWITVEPVSRVLTSSDTSAKGAAGEVHLAVHVPKPVEIFVRSPLPVGKSGAECYQYRELTEKEEEDRPKLHF
- the LOC103439616 gene encoding probable aquaporin TIP5-1 → MLFGSMARIALTARFQQAITPNALRSYLAEFISTFFFVFAVVGSMMSSRKLMPDAASDPASLVMVAVANTFALSSAVYIAANISGGHINPAVTFGMAVGGHISVPNAICYWISQMVASVMACLLLRVTIVGQHVPTYGITEEMTGFGASVLEGVLTFGLVYTVYAAGDPRNGALGGIGPLAVGFMAGANVLATGPFSGGSMNPACAFGSAVVAGSFRNQAVYWVGPLIGGAVAGLLYDNVVYPAQSSPDPLTGISG